DNA sequence from the Salminus brasiliensis chromosome 3, fSalBra1.hap2, whole genome shotgun sequence genome:
TTCACCTATGTCTTGTTGTCATACATTaaatggacgaaagtattgggacagaaGAGttgattctgtttttgttgtagttactgtctctactgtccagagaaaaaagactttctactagattctagaggagcattgctgtgaggatttgattgtgttctgcaacaagagtgttactgagatcaggatgctggatgatcacatacacccaactcatcccaaaagtactggatggagctccaccaccatcactccagagaacacagttcttctactgctccacagctcctcaatgctggggggcttcatacccctctagcccacgcctggcattattaggcagcatggtgccaatagggtcatgatgttgatctgctccagagagtcctattctattggcagttcttctctacagggactagacaagctgtgtgtgcacatctgtgtcagcaattcgTGCAGTTTAGCACATGATTAAGAGAGGGTTTGTCGCAAGAACTCTGTGACTGCCAATCAAAAAGACAAACTGTGTAGATGTCAGTGTTGAGCAGAAGCCAGACAGCTCTGTAGAATACTTACAAACATCCGACTCCATTTCACTGAAGGTTCTTCCAGAATATCCCGATAACACCCAGACTCTTAAATCAtttgatgttttggaaattgGTATCCAGAACTCATCCCCAGTTTCTGTTCTGTCAGAACTTCCGTACCTGAATAAAGTTCATACTTTTACAGCTGTTCAAAGATCACACTTGATCACACCCTTCACTCCAGCAAGGACCAAAGGGCACTTCCCCACGGCACAATTTTATAATATCATAAAAAGACATTTAGGAGTTTAGGAGTGTGCTTAAGTGGTAGTTTTAAGGTTTGTCCAGCTGCAGAAACTAGAACAAGTTTCTTACATTGACAATCCCCATTCCTACCCCAATCCCCATCCCTACCCCAATCCTCATTCCCACCCCAATCCCCATTCCTACCCCAATCCTCATTCCCACCCCAATCTTCAATTCTCTGTCCAAAAGCCAACACCACTCTAACTTTAACTCCATCCTAACCCAACCTAAATCCATCCCAAATTTATATAGAAATAATCTCTACTCCATCCCAACCCCAACTCCTTCCAAACCATAACTCTGTCCCAAACCcattctaacctcaacccaaatctATCTCCATTCCTGCCCCAATCCCTAAACATTCTGACCCCAACTCCGCCCAATCCTCAACCCCAAACACATCAGCAGAACCTCTTCATGTGATGGTTTACTGACACCAGTCGTCACTTCATTGCTTTGGATGATGATACTCCAGCTCTatactaaaaaaacattttattattttcacagAGATAGATAGGTAGTCATGTAGTATATTTTAACATGAAGAGTATTTACAGGAGTGATACGTCTCACTAgttctcacacatacacatttaaaGAACAGAACATTAGAGTATATTTGTCACTATATAAACAGCACAGAAACCAGCAATAACTACCAATATCTACCTCTCTACTGGACAACATCTGAGAGGGATGGAGAATCTGCTCAGTGTTCAGTCCTGAAGACTAACCAGCTGCTGAAATGGTAAAGTACTGGAGTGTCTATAGGTTACGGAGAAGCAGGACTACGAACCCAGAGATTTCTGAGGATATAGAGACGTGTGTGCGGTGCTGAGGGGGTGGAGATGTGTAGTTGTGATGTGCTTTAATATCTGTTAGAGTTCTCCAGcctttttaaatattgtattaaATTGCATAACTGTGATGTTTATGTTAAACATAAGTGTGTtaaatgtgtgtgaatatatacACGTATTACAATGGATGTAGTTCAGAAATAGATTTAGtataaaaagacaaaatgtcAGTCACTGTAGCTCTCGATGTCTTTGTTCTGTCACAGTTCACTGGGAAATCAAATCGAACCCGAGGCGTACTCAGTTAGCCGAGACAGGTTTGCTGACTGAAGTCCACTTCTTCAATTCTGCagtggagctatgaggctaatgtagctaacaatgaaagcttataccccacctattagcatcatgctaactgcATACCTAAATATATGACATAAAATTGTCTACTGAAGAGAGTTTGTGATGATTtgggcatgcagttagcatcatgctaattggtggtggGGTACAAACTTTCATTAcacagctacattagcctggtagctACGGTGCGGAAGCTAACTGCTGCTTAACTGTACAGTTCCAGATTTAAGCTCAAACTTTgatctcctcctcttcctcagggAAAGCATATGGTGCCTTTCGTCGCCCCTTTAAGACTCCGCCCCCTCCATAATGGCGCGCCAGGATGTCAGCTGCCTGCTGGAACCTTTCCGCCTCCATAGTCGGCTCCACCCTCACCGGGGACCACATAGAAGCGTCCGGCGTCACCCGCTTAGCAACATCCCCATTCTCGGCTGTCTCTGTGTCCTGCTGGATCCAGTCTGGGCTGCTGGAACGCCCCCTGCTGCTCGAACACGGGCTCTCCACCGCCATCTCAAATAATGAGCTcggctcctcctcttcctcttcatcctctACATCCTGTGGCGCCCCCTGATGGCCGCTGGAGCTGTGAATGAGGCCCAGCAGCTCGGTCATGAGGGAGGGCCCAAGGTCAACAGTAAAAGAAGTGAGCGAGTCGGAGCGGTGGAGCGCGGGGAAGGGGTCCGGGTCCGAGCCCCGGCGCTGCTGAGACGGAGGAGGGGACGATTCTGTTGAGTTCCTGTCGAGACGGGACAGACGAGGCAGTGTGACGAAACCAGACTGGACACCTGCAGTGGAGAAACAAGGGTTTAGGATTTAATAGATTATCAATTTCCCCTAAAGAGTCCTGATGAGTCTCTTGGGAATGAGCTTCAGCTGAGTCACATGATCCGCATCAGGTAATGGGGCGGGGCTTGCCACAGCATAGCCATAGTGATTAGTCCAACCCAGTTTAGTTTCCCAGTACAAAGTAAGCCAAGTTTGGACTTGAGTACTTCTGAGGGCGAGAGGACGCCGTACACTCCGTCTGCACTCAGGGATATTTGGCTATCCCAAGCCCACACAAGTCCCCTCCTGATGCAGCCTCGATTACATGGGCGGAGCAAGAACACATCCAGGTGTTTGGACTGTGCTTGGCTAGATGGAGAATTCTGATTAGAATAGAACTGAGTTGCGTCTGATAACAGCCCAcaagaacacaagtacagacaagaaCCTAGGGCCTAGCCTAGGAAAGGTCAGAACTGGACAGGTCAATACTGTGTCTTCCCAACAGGGGGCGATCTTGTGACATTTTAAAGCTCAGAGTGGGCAAAAACTCTGAAACCCAACTCCATCCAAACCCCAACCCAAACCCATCCCAAATGTATCTCCATCCATGCTCCAGCCCTACAGTTTGAGGCTTGTAGTTCCGACTGGGTGATATTTTCACTGTAATGTAGATTTTATCTGGATACTGGGATCcgttaagttaagttaagatGCAGTATTAGtgtaattattaatgaatattaataattaatattaatatataatattattataatcaattacatgtgttaataaatgtgtaattattataataatactcTTTTTAAATTGATAAAACCTCTCTGGTGGGAACCTGTCTACCATTAAAGACATATTTACCGCAGTGTGCCATGAAGTCACCTAGATGGCAGTGTTTGCAAGATTTACACTGCACTGTATCATGACAgagtattacacacacacacacacacacacacacacacacacacacactcaaattcCTACATGTATGAATCACTGTGTTTTGGAAGTGGGCACCTcgagactgggagagagagagagagagagagagagagagagagacttgagTGTTGAGGACATTcagtgtgaatgagtgtgtatATCACATTGATCTGGACCAGTCAGTACTGCC
Encoded proteins:
- the cdc42ep1b gene encoding cdc42 effector protein 1b, which encodes MSLGKLPGIKGLVSTSHSRRRAKTELSTDMISLPLGDFRHTMHVGRGGDVFGDTSFLSEHGGKGSVPESPDSKPARFFSRTLRHVRRTPQPRLRVDSRELSSPPPPVSPIIKNAISLPQLNLPNGGLEGALLPTSTSCLEQPLYSYGVQSGFVTLPRLSRLDRNSTESSPPPSQQRRGSDPDPFPALHRSDSLTSFTVDLGPSLMTELLGLIHSSSGHQGAPQDVEDEEEEEEPSSLFEMAVESPCSSSRGRSSSPDWIQQDTETAENGDVAKRVTPDASMWSPVRVEPTMEAERFQQAADILARHYGGGGVLKGRRKAPYAFPEEEEEIKV